One Thalassotalea hakodatensis DNA segment encodes these proteins:
- a CDS encoding GNAT family N-acetyltransferase, which produces MKKSDILIEEDDLTDGQIVSILEEHLKDMFANSPAESVHALDTQALKQPNITFYSFKYSGKTLGCVAIKTHSETVAEIKSMRTINEARGQGVATRLLNYVMNQATIKGYTSLHLETGSMVFFKPARDLYLRHGFTECGPFAGYQSDPNSIFMTHKRSH; this is translated from the coding sequence TTGAAAAAATCTGATATATTGATTGAAGAAGATGATTTAACTGACGGTCAAATCGTTAGCATACTCGAAGAACACCTCAAAGATATGTTTGCGAATTCTCCCGCAGAAAGTGTACATGCACTTGATACCCAAGCACTTAAACAACCTAATATTACTTTTTACTCCTTTAAGTATTCAGGTAAAACCCTAGGTTGTGTCGCCATTAAAACGCATAGTGAAACGGTCGCAGAAATAAAGTCTATGCGCACAATAAACGAAGCGAGAGGTCAAGGGGTGGCAACTCGTTTACTAAACTACGTGATGAATCAAGCCACAATAAAGGGTTATACATCCCTTCACTTAGAAACAGGATCAATGGTTTTTTTTAAACCTGCCCGTGATTTATATCTACGTCACGGCTTTACCGAATGCGGGCCATTTGCTGGTTATCAGAGTGATCCAAACAGCATTTTCATGACACATAAACGCTCACATTAG
- a CDS encoding discoidin domain-containing protein gives MKKIALLSLFCLPLFTQADVVEYKGKVTDILIGKSQLIKVGVEESDEQSITCWKQESDQPWLFTFERGYDYSNDWFDVLNLVRRTQETIRIGYAENEDSECAIEYIALLKGDGIVDDGQVGDSLERTGQYGNIAQIYTNGLTESSYHASDNYGADVPAAAFDGHIFNEQIVDGEGSLINRGIWLVKKDTENKETTYWLQVEYEEPVTISGFRVMLNTKATELGRGPRHVTILTSLEGDQFEEQGQYNLGKSIDQRANLPTKVEAKIFRIQVNSNQGDAFIEIDELEVYSN, from the coding sequence ATGAAAAAGATCGCACTGCTATCACTCTTTTGTTTACCACTATTCACACAAGCGGATGTTGTGGAGTACAAAGGCAAGGTAACTGATATTTTAATCGGTAAGTCGCAACTGATTAAGGTGGGTGTAGAAGAATCTGATGAACAATCAATTACTTGTTGGAAGCAAGAGTCAGATCAGCCGTGGTTATTTACTTTTGAACGTGGTTATGATTATTCAAATGATTGGTTTGATGTTTTGAACTTAGTGCGTAGAACACAAGAAACGATACGAATTGGCTACGCAGAAAATGAAGATAGTGAATGCGCGATTGAATATATTGCGCTATTAAAAGGTGACGGAATAGTTGATGATGGCCAAGTGGGTGATTCGCTAGAGCGTACTGGACAATACGGTAATATTGCACAAATCTACACTAACGGATTGACTGAGTCGAGCTATCATGCAAGTGATAATTACGGCGCAGACGTGCCAGCTGCAGCATTTGATGGTCATATTTTTAATGAGCAAATTGTTGACGGTGAAGGTAGCCTGATTAATCGGGGAATTTGGTTAGTCAAAAAAGATACCGAAAATAAAGAAACTACATATTGGCTGCAAGTTGAGTATGAAGAACCTGTCACCATATCCGGTTTTAGAGTGATGCTTAATACAAAAGCAACAGAGCTTGGTCGTGGGCCACGACATGTAACAATATTAACCTCGCTTGAGGGCGATCAATTTGAAGAACAAGGCCAATACAATTTAGGCAAGTCGATTGACCAAAGAGCAAATTTGCCGACAAAGGTCGAAGCTAAAATATTTAGAATTCAGGTGAATTCTAATCAAGGCGACGCTTTTATTGAAATAGATGAACTTGAAGTTTATTCAAATTAA
- a CDS encoding methyl-accepting chemotaxis protein, translating to MSWTILRKLQALSLAIVVVFTLALLVIKFYSNEIGDKFNQFYQNNFTTSMQFERIKEVQVDTMLNIRGLQISYLLTLEEQTEGYLSTIAENHQQTPNLVNKIVASYQGDKSKITQLKSLIEDYQTKADDFVKAMESAPDNKAPYPIFKSFVDSYYVLVDFFDDFKQHVDRSALDTKQEIEQAISIASYVFYIGLLLSLVVSIILSQLIARGISNAVTQVKDVAFKLSKGLLNVSCAVSTRDEMSELAKSINTTVERLRNTMADIKSSGDIVASNSDEVLSYNNQLQDGAHAITDNIDLVVTAIEEMAQTSQNIAQNITQTAAAAGEINDLAGVSLSASQESVKEIEILVNALKETGNTVDNLKSETVNIEKILDVIKAISEQTNLLALNAAIEAARAGEQGRGFAVVADEVRGLAQRSQTSVNEIETLLGSLTTAGDQAQVQMNQSSDLAHSLNERVSHSNELMEDIRHKVNDVNSQAHEIATSAEEQSTVVVEISKNMHDIKALVDQNAVFVNTSNEKSNEMKNASSHVLSQLDYFTI from the coding sequence ATGAGCTGGACAATATTAAGAAAACTGCAAGCCTTATCATTGGCAATAGTCGTTGTGTTTACGTTAGCGCTGTTGGTGATTAAATTTTATAGCAATGAAATTGGAGATAAATTTAATCAGTTTTATCAAAATAACTTTACCACATCCATGCAGTTTGAACGTATCAAAGAAGTCCAAGTTGATACTATGTTAAATATAAGAGGTCTACAGATAAGTTACTTACTAACGTTAGAAGAACAAACCGAAGGGTACTTATCAACAATTGCTGAAAATCATCAACAAACCCCGAATTTAGTGAATAAAATTGTCGCGTCATATCAAGGTGATAAAAGTAAAATAACCCAGCTAAAAAGCTTAATTGAGGATTATCAGACAAAAGCAGATGACTTTGTAAAAGCGATGGAAAGTGCACCTGATAATAAAGCACCATATCCAATATTTAAATCGTTTGTTGATAGTTATTATGTCTTAGTGGATTTCTTCGATGATTTTAAACAGCATGTAGACCGTTCAGCATTAGACACTAAGCAAGAGATTGAACAAGCCATTTCCATTGCTTCCTATGTTTTCTATATTGGTTTACTACTTTCCCTTGTTGTATCTATCATACTAAGTCAACTGATTGCACGTGGTATTAGTAATGCAGTCACCCAAGTTAAAGACGTTGCGTTTAAACTGTCGAAAGGTTTACTGAATGTTTCTTGCGCAGTATCAACGCGTGATGAAATGTCAGAGTTAGCAAAGTCGATAAATACAACGGTAGAGAGATTGCGTAACACAATGGCAGATATTAAATCTTCTGGCGATATTGTGGCGAGTAATAGCGATGAAGTGCTGAGTTATAATAATCAGTTGCAAGATGGCGCACATGCTATTACTGATAACATTGATCTCGTGGTTACTGCGATAGAAGAAATGGCGCAAACCAGTCAGAACATTGCGCAAAATATTACGCAAACAGCTGCAGCAGCCGGTGAAATTAATGACTTGGCGGGTGTCAGTTTATCTGCCTCACAAGAATCTGTTAAGGAAATCGAAATACTGGTAAATGCTTTGAAAGAAACGGGTAATACGGTTGATAATTTAAAGTCTGAAACCGTTAATATTGAAAAAATCCTTGATGTCATTAAAGCGATCTCTGAACAAACAAACTTACTGGCGTTAAATGCTGCGATAGAAGCTGCAAGAGCGGGAGAACAAGGCCGCGGGTTTGCGGTTGTAGCAGATGAAGTAAGAGGCTTAGCTCAGCGATCGCAAACTTCAGTAAACGAGATCGAAACCTTACTCGGTAGTTTAACGACTGCCGGCGATCAAGCACAGGTACAAATGAATCAAAGTAGTGATTTAGCGCACTCACTCAATGAACGCGTATCTCATAGTAACGAGTTAATGGAAGATATTCGCCATAAAGTAAATGATGTGAATAGCCAGGCGCATGAAATTGCAACCTCAGCTGAAGAACAAAGTACAGTTGTTGTTGAAATAAGTAAAAATATGCATGATATAAAAGCATTAGTTGATCAAAATGCAGTATTCGTGAATACCTCAAATGAGAAAAGTAACGAAATGAAAAATGCTAGCAGTCATGTATTATCGCAGCTCGACTATTTTACGATTTAA
- the sbcB gene encoding exodeoxyribonuclease I has translation MVSQQQPTILWHDYETWGINPKYDKPSQFAGIRTDLDLNIIGEPEMFYCQPPSDYLPHPEAALVTGITPQKALRDGMSEADFAHRIHQLFSQANTCVAGYNNIRFDDEVTRYLFYRNFYDPYAREWQNGNSRWDIIDMVRACYALRPEGIEWPKVVDKLTGEERVSFRLELLTQANGINHEAAHDAMSDVYATIAMAKLIKEKQPKLYEFLFDLRSKKHVSELLDVYNMTPVVHTSSKISSIHGCTSWFAPVAYHPQNKNAVIAIDLAQDPTPLFELSSEEIKARLYTRHDELAEDELPIPVKLIHVNKCPVVAPAKTLLPENAERLAIPRETCLENLAKLKMHVEIRDKLSDVFAPESFDDDEQPDAEEALYGGAFFSSSDKAQMDILHQLPIEQLATHPFQFQDERLSTLLFRFRARNYPQTLNNEEQLKWQSYCQSKLQYGGKGILSADEFMLKIENLVHEHESDQSKVAVLKALYEYLQGSV, from the coding sequence ATGGTTAGTCAGCAACAACCCACCATTTTGTGGCACGATTACGAAACATGGGGCATCAACCCTAAATATGACAAACCATCACAATTTGCAGGTATTCGAACAGATCTTGATTTGAACATTATTGGTGAGCCTGAAATGTTCTATTGTCAGCCGCCTAGTGATTACCTCCCGCACCCTGAAGCAGCATTAGTAACAGGCATTACCCCTCAAAAAGCATTACGAGATGGCATGTCAGAAGCCGATTTTGCTCATCGCATTCATCAGCTTTTTTCTCAAGCGAATACTTGTGTAGCAGGCTATAACAACATTCGCTTTGATGATGAAGTAACCCGTTATTTGTTTTATCGAAACTTTTATGACCCCTACGCGCGTGAATGGCAAAATGGTAATAGCCGCTGGGATATTATCGATATGGTTAGGGCTTGTTACGCTTTAAGACCAGAAGGTATTGAGTGGCCAAAGGTTGTAGATAAACTAACAGGTGAAGAGCGCGTTAGCTTTCGGCTGGAATTGCTGACTCAAGCGAATGGCATAAACCATGAAGCCGCGCATGATGCAATGAGTGATGTTTATGCAACGATTGCTATGGCAAAGCTCATTAAAGAAAAACAACCCAAACTTTACGAGTTTTTATTTGATTTACGTAGTAAAAAGCACGTGAGTGAATTATTAGATGTTTACAACATGACCCCTGTTGTTCATACATCGAGTAAAATTTCATCTATCCATGGCTGCACTAGTTGGTTTGCGCCGGTTGCGTATCATCCACAAAATAAAAACGCCGTAATCGCCATTGATTTAGCACAAGATCCCACTCCCTTGTTTGAATTGAGTAGCGAGGAAATCAAAGCACGATTATATACAAGACATGATGAGTTGGCGGAAGACGAGTTACCCATTCCCGTTAAACTTATTCATGTTAATAAATGCCCTGTTGTTGCGCCTGCTAAAACGTTATTACCCGAAAATGCAGAACGATTAGCGATCCCGCGCGAGACTTGTTTAGAGAACCTAGCAAAACTAAAAATGCACGTTGAAATACGGGACAAGTTAAGTGATGTATTTGCACCAGAATCTTTTGATGATGACGAACAGCCTGATGCTGAAGAAGCATTATATGGCGGTGCTTTTTTCAGCTCAAGCGATAAAGCGCAAATGGACATATTGCACCAATTGCCAATAGAACAATTGGCAACACACCCGTTTCAGTTTCAAGATGAGCGTTTATCAACCTTGTTATTCAGGTTTAGAGCTAGAAACTATCCTCAAACGCTTAATAACGAAGAACAATTAAAATGGCAGAGCTATTGCCAAAGTAAATTGCAGTATGGTGGTAAAGGTATCCTTTCTGCTGATGAATTTATGCTAAAAATTGAAAATCTTGTGCATGAACATGAGAGTGATCAGAGCAAAGTGGCAGTGTTAAAAGCCTTGTATGAGTATTTACAAGGAAGTGTTTAG
- a CDS encoding leucine-rich repeat domain-containing protein: MIKNKNVVLLSMLTLLSIGCGGGGSSSASANIPKQQANQSPVISDFGEVTAYERDAIIITGNASDSDGTITSYVWQQTAGTTVSSLVDDQKELSFIAPSVSADETLSFTLQATDNNGASVSKSVDISISAYDAIDNAVFEDNGFKQCLPSSAENDLGLAEIHCDGIEFTSLADLALFPNLTKVSISNAKLNDISTLPELELLTYLDLSDNGIQNIDTVFGLANLIHLDLSNNSVYSNNLAFERLAKLQTFLFSSGTYHYSLDANSFSELTQLTVLDLSNVYLVNPQGIENLVNLTDLKLSNVGSRFNALSFLAKLESLTHLDISHNNYVTDLSALALKDSITHLKLNGIGTTDFTPISDMTSLVSLDISDNYAEIDLSELQGLIDLEALNMNNVSAISNLDSLKQLTKLKELSLQRADLTSVSFVESLPNLEKLNIQENSRLSDISGLSTATQLTYLDISNNRNLDDISSLENLTNLEYLNIGRLYYNAAIDVSPLAGLTKLSALILAQNSYENLEELVNLTALEELSISSANITTLFDMTNLLSLKSVVLEDLTSLTSLDGLEGAVNVESLSLTRMYSLNDMTPVSALTKLETLTVMNINNVESMDFLSSLVNLKQLEVYVNNHVTSLDMLANLSSLQSLKMTSMSQLVDISTLTDLIKLTTIDLTNNSSLLCEDINSYLQARPESTLKYSSNCVERPINFELFDDETLAACIRNRGNDIADITYISCYSSGIKSLNGIEQMNNISQLSLYYLGDDIDYAPLNELKNLTTLEVIYGQLTFIPDFSELPKLSNLNLRGNRIASVNIENTLPALKYLTLESNIIDEITYIDNMPSLVYLNLKNNKVLNISKLQSLGELTELYLSYNDINDVTLLSNLLKLNYLNLYGNENIDCAQIEDLEQSISNLSVNVPRHCQ; this comes from the coding sequence GTGATTAAAAATAAAAATGTAGTGTTATTATCGATGTTAACACTCTTATCTATAGGTTGTGGTGGTGGAGGCTCTAGCTCTGCCTCAGCAAACATCCCGAAGCAACAAGCTAATCAATCTCCCGTGATTTCGGATTTTGGTGAAGTTACGGCTTACGAACGTGACGCCATTATTATTACAGGGAATGCTTCAGATAGTGATGGTACTATTACAAGTTATGTGTGGCAACAAACAGCGGGTACCACGGTTTCTTCACTAGTTGACGATCAAAAGGAATTGTCTTTTATTGCTCCCTCGGTGTCAGCAGATGAAACACTATCGTTTACGTTGCAAGCAACAGATAATAACGGCGCATCTGTGAGTAAATCTGTCGATATTAGCATCAGTGCTTATGACGCAATTGATAATGCAGTTTTTGAAGATAATGGCTTTAAACAGTGTTTACCAAGTTCAGCGGAAAATGATCTTGGGCTTGCTGAAATTCACTGTGATGGCATAGAATTTACGTCGTTAGCTGATTTAGCGTTATTCCCCAACCTTACCAAAGTATCTATCTCCAACGCTAAGCTTAATGATATATCAACGCTACCAGAATTAGAGCTGCTGACATATTTAGATTTATCGGATAATGGTATTCAAAACATAGATACGGTATTTGGTTTAGCTAACCTTATACATTTAGATTTGAGCAATAATAGTGTTTACTCAAATAATTTAGCGTTTGAACGTCTAGCAAAGTTACAAACCTTTTTGTTTAGTAGCGGCACATACCATTATTCTTTAGATGCTAATAGCTTTTCTGAGTTAACACAATTAACTGTGCTTGATTTAAGTAATGTTTACCTTGTAAACCCACAAGGGATAGAAAACTTGGTGAACTTAACTGATTTGAAGTTATCAAATGTTGGTTCTCGTTTTAACGCATTGAGCTTTTTAGCAAAGCTAGAAAGCCTTACGCATTTAGACATTAGTCATAATAATTATGTTACCGATTTAAGCGCCTTAGCTTTAAAAGATTCGATAACACATCTTAAGTTAAATGGCATTGGCACAACTGACTTCACACCTATCAGTGATATGACCTCATTAGTATCGCTCGATATTTCTGATAATTACGCAGAAATAGACTTGAGCGAACTTCAAGGATTGATAGACCTAGAAGCGCTAAATATGAATAATGTTAGCGCTATTAGTAATTTAGATAGTTTAAAGCAACTCACTAAATTAAAAGAACTTTCATTGCAGCGTGCAGACTTGACCAGTGTTTCTTTCGTTGAATCATTACCCAATTTAGAAAAACTAAATATCCAAGAAAATAGTCGTTTATCTGACATTAGTGGACTGTCTACTGCAACTCAACTGACTTATTTGGATATTTCAAATAACCGTAATTTAGATGATATAAGCTCACTAGAAAACCTTACCAACCTTGAATACCTAAACATTGGGCGACTTTATTATAACGCTGCAATTGATGTTTCTCCTCTTGCTGGCTTAACAAAGCTTTCAGCATTAATACTTGCTCAAAATAGCTATGAAAATCTTGAAGAGCTAGTTAATTTAACTGCGCTTGAAGAACTTTCTATTAGCTCGGCTAATATAACGACATTGTTTGATATGACAAATCTACTGTCGTTGAAATCAGTTGTGTTAGAGGACCTAACGAGCTTAACCTCTTTAGATGGCCTTGAGGGGGCTGTTAATGTGGAATCACTTTCATTAACCAGAATGTATTCTTTAAATGATATGACACCTGTTAGTGCTTTGACAAAATTAGAGACGTTAACAGTGATGAATATTAACAACGTTGAATCGATGGATTTTCTATCATCGTTAGTCAACCTAAAACAATTGGAAGTTTACGTTAATAATCATGTAACTTCATTAGATATGCTAGCTAACCTTTCTTCATTACAGTCGCTTAAAATGACAAGCATGAGTCAGTTAGTTGATATTAGTACATTAACTGATTTAATAAAACTAACGACTATTGATTTAACGAATAATTCTTCATTATTGTGTGAAGACATTAATAGCTATTTGCAAGCGAGACCTGAATCTACTTTAAAATATTCTTCTAATTGTGTTGAACGTCCAATAAACTTTGAACTGTTTGATGATGAAACACTTGCAGCATGCATACGAAACAGAGGTAATGATATCGCTGATATTACGTATATTAGCTGCTATTCGAGTGGTATTAAGTCACTTAATGGTATAGAGCAGATGAATAATATTAGTCAATTAAGCTTGTATTATCTGGGGGATGATATTGACTACGCACCTTTAAATGAACTGAAAAATCTAACTACGCTTGAGGTTATATATGGGCAATTAACTTTTATACCTGACTTTTCAGAGCTCCCTAAACTCTCTAATTTAAATTTGCGTGGCAATCGAATTGCTTCTGTTAATATTGAAAATACCTTACCAGCACTTAAGTACCTAACTCTAGAGTCTAACATTATTGATGAAATAACTTACATTGATAATATGCCGTCATTGGTTTACTTAAACCTAAAAAACAATAAGGTTTTAAATATCAGTAAGTTACAGTCGTTAGGTGAACTAACAGAACTATATTTATCATATAATGATATAAATGATGTAACGCTACTAAGTAATTTGTTGAAGTTAAATTACTTAAACCTCTATGGAAATGAAAATATAGATTGTGCTCAAATTGAAGATTTAGAACAAAGCATCAGTAATTTGAGTGTCAATGTACCAAGGCATTGCCAATAA
- a CDS encoding Cif family virulence factor, with the protein MPTIHYITLLLLISVFTHFQAQANTEVEKELAAFWQEAEKTVATGDFDGYSATFHSDAILVSDIAKTSYPIANALTRWKQGFDDTKAGNMKAGVTFKFTSSLLSNTTAHQTGYFYYYSIGSQGKKSPFIAHFEALLVKQNGKWQIMMERHIKQVEQQVWDSIN; encoded by the coding sequence ATGCCAACAATACATTATATAACATTATTACTGTTGATCAGTGTCTTTACTCACTTTCAGGCTCAAGCAAATACTGAGGTAGAAAAAGAGTTAGCTGCCTTTTGGCAAGAAGCAGAAAAAACGGTTGCAACAGGTGATTTTGACGGTTATTCAGCAACTTTTCATTCAGACGCTATTTTAGTATCGGATATTGCAAAAACAAGCTACCCGATTGCTAATGCGCTAACACGCTGGAAACAAGGCTTTGATGACACCAAAGCAGGTAATATGAAAGCAGGGGTAACGTTTAAGTTTACATCATCGTTATTGAGTAACACAACGGCACATCAAACCGGTTATTTCTATTATTACAGTATAGGTAGCCAAGGTAAAAAATCACCGTTTATCGCTCATTTTGAAGCGTTATTGGTGAAACAAAATGGCAAGTGGCAGATTATGATGGAACGTCATATTAAACAAGTAGAACAGCAGGTTTGGGATAGTATTAATTAG
- a CDS encoding NAD(P)-dependent oxidoreductase, with protein MKVAFIGLGVMGYPMAGHLVKAGHEVTVYNRTTAKAVSWSEAFNGQYADTPKQAAQGCEIVFVCVGNDDDVRQVLTGENGVFSGLTKRSTVVDHTTASASLAKEMHDVANEYGIGFIDAPVSGGQAGAENGVLTIMCGGEQVTFDKVQPVMDAYARFSQLMGDIGSGQLAKMVNQICFVNAVQGLAEGLNFAQHAGLDTDKLLATISKGAAGSWQMDNRGKTMCDREFDFGFAVDWVRKDLGMAFDEAENLGVDLTITKQLDNYYEEVQALGGNRWDTSSLIARYKKPE; from the coding sequence ATGAAAGTTGCATTTATCGGATTGGGCGTAATGGGTTACCCAATGGCAGGGCATTTAGTCAAAGCAGGGCATGAGGTTACGGTTTATAATCGCACGACAGCAAAAGCAGTTAGCTGGAGTGAAGCGTTTAATGGACAATATGCCGATACGCCAAAACAAGCGGCGCAAGGCTGCGAAATAGTGTTTGTTTGTGTAGGTAACGACGATGACGTTAGGCAAGTATTAACGGGCGAAAATGGTGTTTTCTCAGGCTTAACTAAAAGAAGTACGGTTGTTGATCATACTACCGCCTCTGCGTCTCTTGCTAAAGAAATGCATGATGTTGCAAATGAATATGGTATTGGCTTTATTGATGCCCCGGTTTCAGGGGGTCAAGCAGGTGCTGAAAATGGTGTACTAACCATTATGTGTGGAGGCGAGCAAGTAACTTTTGACAAAGTACAACCCGTGATGGACGCATACGCACGATTTAGCCAGCTAATGGGCGACATCGGTTCAGGGCAACTCGCGAAAATGGTGAATCAAATTTGCTTTGTCAATGCCGTACAGGGGTTAGCAGAAGGTCTAAACTTTGCCCAACACGCAGGGCTTGATACCGATAAATTATTGGCAACAATTTCTAAAGGTGCAGCTGGCTCTTGGCAAATGGATAATCGTGGTAAAACCATGTGTGACCGTGAATTTGATTTTGGTTTTGCTGTTGACTGGGTACGCAAAGATCTTGGTATGGCGTTTGATGAAGCTGAAAATCTCGGTGTAGATCTTACTATCACCAAACAACTTGATAATTATTATGAAGAGGTACAGGCATTAGGCGGCAATCGTTGGGATACTTCAAGCTTAATTGCTCGCTATAAAAAACCTGAGTAA
- a CDS encoding glutathione peroxidase, whose product MSNNFYQYQVVTNRKQAFELNSLKNKVVLIINTASACGFTPQYAGLEELYQKYKDKGFEILAFPCNQFGKQEKGDNEAIQQFCDLNFKINFPLMDKVEVNGDNAAPLFTFLKKEAPGILGSKSIKWNFTKFLVDGNGNVVKRYSPTTKPEELSHDIERLLAV is encoded by the coding sequence ATGAGCAACAACTTCTACCAATACCAAGTTGTCACCAATAGAAAACAAGCGTTTGAGTTAAACAGTTTAAAGAATAAAGTTGTACTGATTATCAACACAGCAAGTGCATGTGGCTTTACACCTCAATATGCTGGATTAGAAGAACTTTATCAAAAGTATAAGGATAAGGGATTCGAAATCCTAGCCTTTCCGTGTAACCAGTTTGGTAAACAAGAAAAAGGTGATAATGAAGCCATTCAACAATTTTGTGATCTAAATTTTAAGATAAACTTTCCGTTAATGGATAAAGTGGAAGTAAACGGTGACAATGCAGCACCATTATTTACCTTTCTAAAAAAAGAAGCGCCAGGTATTCTCGGCTCTAAATCAATTAAATGGAACTTTACCAAGTTTCTTGTCGACGGTAACGGAAACGTTGTTAAGCGCTACTCCCCTACAACCAAACCAGAAGAACTTAGTCATGATATTGAACGTTTATTAGCCGTATAG